From Chryseobacterium camelliae:
TTAGGAAAATTAACAGGGAAATCACCATGTTGATCAACATAGGCATTATATTGGCAATTGGGATCTACAAAACTCGGTTCATACTCAAAATGTAAAGTCATTTGATTATTAGTAAAGTTTATAATATCTAGATTTGCCTTCTTCATACACATATTTTGTGGATAAAAATATAATCTTTTCCAGTTTGTATTTTTAAGACTTATTCCCAGGCCTCTAAATTCCGAATCTGTATTGCTAAAGTTTGAAATCCTATCAATTTCAACAGTTCCATCAGCGGCAATAATTTTTCTTTCTCCCAAAATCTTATCCTGATAAATGTAATTAGAATCATCTCCTAATTTATATTTATACTTTCTTAAATCTAGGTATACCGTTTTACCATTCCAATTGCCTTTCCATAAACCAATATATTTATCCAGTTCTCCATCTAAATCTTTAAAATAAGAGCCATTTGGAGCATCTGATTTATTTTTGTTATTCAGGGGATATACCTGTCCTTTAAATTGAACTGCAAAAATCATAATCAATAATAATAGTATTTGTTTCATGACTTTAATCAATATTATTATCAAATATTTTTAAATAATCTATTGTTTAGTAAGGACTATATCTTTAGGAAAATTAACAGGAAAATCACCATATTGATCAACATAGGCATTATATTGGCAATTGGGATCTACAAAACTCGGTTCATACTCAAAATGTAATGTCATTTGATTATTGGTGAAATTTGTAATGTCCAGAGTAGCAATTTTATTACACATATTTTTGGGATAAAAATAGATTCGCTTCCAGTTTCCATTTTTTAAACTCATTTCCATTCCTATAAATTCCGAATTAGTATTATCAAAGTTAGAAATTCTATCTATCTCTACAGTTCCATCAGCGGCAATAATTTTTCTTTCTCCCAAAATCTTATCCTGATAAATGTAATTAGAATCATCTCCTAATTTATATTTATACTTTCTTAAATCTAGGTATACTGTTTTACCATTCCAATTGCCTTTCCATAAACCAATATATTTATCCAGTTCTCCATCTAAATCTTTAAAATAAGAGCCATTTGGAGCATCTGATTTATTTTTGTTATTCAGAGGGTATACCTGTCCTTTAAATGGAACTGCAAAAATCATAATCAATAATAATAGTATTTGTTTCATAATTTATTTTAATTAGGGCAATCGGTTTCCTTTCTATTTCCATTTTTTAGGGATAATTCAGAGTTACCGCTTGTGGTTGTTTTATATAATTTTAATCCGGTCATATTCATTTTATCAGACATGAATTTTAGAAATCCCGCTTCCAGTTTTTCCATATCATAAGATACGTTTCCGCTTACATTGCCTACACTTACAGCATCGCTTAACATACTACCATATTTAACATTTAGATTTTTAAATTCTTCTGCCGTATAATTGGGTAGAGCTGTAACATCAGTTCCATCAAAGTTAAAAGAATAATTGCCATTACTGGTAACTAACGTAAAAGTAAGATCATTTAAGGGAATCTTAGGATTGTTGGTTGCTACTGAATTCCAGTTCTGGGCCCAGACGATCCATTGATTGAATAATAGGATGTCGCCCGGAGAAAATATAGGATAGAGGCCATCATAATGAGAGTGCATTAGCGTAATTGTATTTGAAAATGCCTTTAAATTTACTTCCTGGGTGCCGGGCTTATTTTCAAGCAATTGGTTCTGTAAAGAGCCGTCCGGATTTTTATTGATCCTGTACCCACTTTCATGGTTGTCACCGGTTTTACTTTCGAGGGTAACAATATTATCTTTAAATGTAGCATTTGTTGTTTGTTTCTTAAGCTTTTCACAAGGATTTTTAGGATTCTGCGGGCTTGTGCTTCCGCCTCCTCCCGGATAAGGGTAGGTAGGCTGTTCTCCGCCTCCGTTTCCGTCTCCATCGGTGGACTCAGGAGGACAGGTAACAATATAATTGGTTTCCCAGTGCCCGGCATTAGATCCGTATTCATCTGCAGGATACCACATGGATACCGCAGAAATCTTGCACTCCGCCATTCCTTTACTTTCAGCTGAACTGTAAGGCTCTGATTTTACAGCTTTTCTTTCTTTAGAAGTAATATACCTCTGGAAGAATTTAATATGTTCCAGATCATGATCCTCCAGGAACCTGACGTGATCCCCATTTCTGGGAACCTGCAGGCAGGCAGCAACTTTTCCTCCTTCTGCCAAAGGAACAATTAAAAAGCTTTCATCAAAATTCCCCATGGTCATGGCATAATCCCATAAAGGTACAGCATTTCCTTTTTTAATCTCAGCTTCATGTTCAAAATAGATCTGCATTACATTTTTAATGTATTTTTCATCTTCTTTGAAAACACTTTTGGAATGGTATTCCTTAGAAGCCGGATCAGAAGCAGTATACATCTCATCATGGACACAGGAAAGCAGCAGGAGGCAAAAGGCCATCATGAAAGACAGCCAAGAAATTAATTTTCTCATCATAAGCATTAGTTTTTAATAGGTTAAATATAAATAATTTTTCTTACTCTACAAAAGTGTGAAAAAAAGGTACAGCATAAAAATCTGTTTTTGCATAAGTTTACCCTGAATGCGGGTAAACGAGATAAGAAAAATATTTTTATATTTGTTCATTAATACAAGATTCCATGACAAATTCTGTTGCCGAGAAAATAAGAAAGTTAAGGAAAGCCAAAGGCTTCTCCCAGGAGGATATGGCAGACCGGCTCCATATTTCCCAATCTGCCTATGCTCGCATAGAAAACGGAGAAAGCCATTCGTGGGCAGCCCATATCGAACGCCTGAGTGAAATTCTGGAAGTGAAACCGGAAAGTTTTCTGACAGATGAAACCAATAATTTCAGCAGTCTGGATCAATTAGGAGGATTTGCTTTTCAAAATGTAGGTACCATAACTACTATCAATTCTTTTCTTTCAGAAAAGCTGGTTGAACAATATGAGGAGCGTATACAGGAGCTCAAAGATCAGGTAGACTACTGGAAAGGCAAATCAGAAAGCAGTAAATAATAAAAAACGCGTGATCAAAGTATTCTGGAAAAGTAAATCTAATGATATGAAATAGAAAATTTTCAGAAATATGTACTTATTATATAGAAGCCCTTTTACTACTAATGAAAGGGCTTCTTATTATCTTAATCTGTGTGGTATTATACATTCGGTTTCCACTCTACCACTGCCCTGATAAATGCTTCCGCATTTTCAACAGGGATATTCGGTAAGATTCCATGCCCTAAGTTGGCGATGTAACGGTCTTTTCCGAAACGGCTGATCATTTCATGAACCATTTTCCTGATGGTCTCAGGGCTTGAGTGCAGCCTTGCAGGATCAAAGTTCCCCTGAAGAGTGATTGAGTTATTCGTCAGCTTCCTGGCATTTTCCGGCGTGATTGTCCAGTCTACTCCCAAGGCTGAAGCTTTGGATTGTGTCATATCCTCCAGTGCAAACCAGCATCCTTTCCCGAAGACCACCACATGGGTAAGCGGGCTCAGGGCTTCAACGATCTGGTTGATATACTGCCATGAAAATTCCTGATAATCTGCCGGGGAAAGCATGCCGCCCCATGAATCGAACACCTGTACTGCGGAAACGCCTTTCTCTACTTTCCTTTTCAGGTAAGCAATCGTAGTATCCGTGATTTTCTGGAGTAACAGGTGGGCAGCTTCAGGCTGCTGGAAGCAGAATGATTTGGCAATGTCAAATGCCTTACTTCCTTTTCCTTCCACGCAATAGCATAAGATGGTCCAAGGGGAGCCGGCAAAACCAATCAATGGGATTTCATTGTCCAGTTTGCGAAGCGTAAGTTCAATTGCATCAAAAACGTACCCTAATGTATCATTTACATCAGGAACTTCAATATTACGAACCTGTTCTGCGGTACGGATCGGATCTTCCAGCCACGGACCTACAGATTCTTTCATTTTGAAGTCAATGCCCATTGCCTGGGGAACCACCAGGATATCCGAGAACAGGATGGCGGCATCCAAAGGAAACCTGCGGATAGGCTGAACGGTGATTTCCGCAGCCAGCTCCGGAGTCTGGCACCGGGTGAAAAAGTCATACTGATCGCGCAAAGCGATGAATTCCGGCAAATACCTTCCGGCCTGCCTCATCATCCATACAGGAGGCCTTTCCACGGTTTCCCCGCGAAGCGCTTTTAAATATAAATCGTTTTTAATCATAATTGATCTTTGCTATAGTCTTAAAGGTACCCAACTTTCAGATGTGATTCTTAATCAGTTCCAGAACGGAAACAAGAGTGTTGCCCTGAGCCGTAAAAACAGGTTCTGAAGTCAGTTTCCTCAATTCCCGGGAAGTGGTTTCTCCGATAGAGAACAACATCACGCCATCCAAAGAGTTGTGCTTTGCAAAACTACGAACTCCACTCGGACTAAAAAAAACGGCAGCATGATATTTTTCACTAATCACAGGGTTAAGTTCTTCGGTATGATAAATAATTACCTTTTTGTATTTGATATTCTGAAGGGGAAGGCTGTCATCAAGGACATCCAGAGCCAGGTTTCCGCAGAAATGCAGGAACTTTTCATGCTGGCAGCAACTGATAATGAAACGGGAGAGGGCTTCGGCATTTTTCAGGACCTTAAATGTCCCGAAGCCATGCTTCCTCAGAGCTTTCTTTGTTTTTTCGCCTACACAGTAAATCCTGTTGTAGCTTTTGGATGTAAAATCCTCATTCGGCTTAAAGCCGTTGATAAAGAAAGCGTTTACGCCACTTGCACTGGTGAAAATCAGGGAATGGTTTTTCAGGTCGAATGACGGAATCGATACGGGATGGGTCTTAATCACTTCAATACATTCCACCTCAATATCTGCTCCCAATTCTTTGGATACAATATCAAGGTCAGTATTTTTAGTCAGTAAGATCCTCATGCGTTAAGGTTAAGGGTCAGCAATATCGTTAACTGGAATTTTGAATCCGGACCGGGTTTAAATATGATCCTTGATTTCAGCCATAAGTTCTTTGCCTCCGTTTTCAAGGACGATATTGGCAAACTTCTCTCCGAAGTTTTCCGTGTTATTATACTCAAAGCTTTCGTCAGTGGCAATATAGTTTTTGCCATCCAGTGAGCAAAGAGCGGCCTTAAAACGGATCTGGTCGCCGAGGATTTCTGCGAATGCTCCGATGGGTGCCGTACAGCCTCCTTCCAGAGTACTCAGGAAATTTCTTTCGATTTCCACACAGATCTGTGTAGGATGATGGTTGATTGTCTTTACAATCTCATTGATCTCTTTCTTTTCAGAGTGTCCTGCAATAGTAATTACGCCTTGTGAAGGGGCGGGAATCATGAGCGGAAGCATTTCGTAATCAATGTCCATCTTCATCCTTTTGATACCTGCAAGAGAAAGGATGGTAGCATCGAAATCCTGATCTTCCAGCTTCTGTAAACGGGTCTGGATATTGCCCCGGATATCTGAAAATGCCGCTCCCGGATAATTCCTCAGCCAGAATGCCCTTCTCCTGAGGCTGCTGGTGGCCAGTTTAAGCTCATGGAAGTCTTTATTTCTGGAAGATTCTTTACGAATCAGGACATCCTGTGGAAAATCCCTTTCCAGGTGCGCTACCAATTCAATGTTGTTAGGGAGTTGCGTTGGAACATCTTTCAGTGAGTGTACGGCAATATCTATTTCATCGTTCAGCAGTGCTACATCCAGGTCGCGGGTGAAAACTCCGGTGATCCCCAAGGCATACAATGGCTGGTTGAGGTTTTTGTCTCCGGAAGAAACAATCGGGACAATCTCAGTCAAATAATTGCTGTTCTGAAGGTGCCTCGCCACTTCTCTTGCCTGCCAAAGGGCCAGTGCAGAATTTCTGGTGCCTATTCTAATGCTTTTCATGGAATTCGTTGTTGGGTTGTTCAACTAATATTTCGTGCATTAATTTACTGATTTCTTCCGCTTTGAGAGGATTGTCAATGATGTATTTTGCAAAACGGTTGGTAATTTTCTGGATCATTTTATCAGAAAGTTCCATATCCGTGATGTTGATGTATTTGTTTTTCCGGTAGAAATTGTGCATTTCATTGCGCTCCATGTTTTTCAGGACCGCTTTGAAATGGTGGATGTTGGGGGCCAGCTTTCTCTTCTTTTCCCATTCAAGAAAATCCTTCATCAGTTCCTTGATGATTTTTTCGGCTTTTGGGATTTCCTTTTCCCTCTGCTGGATGGTTTCCTGGATCTGCTTGGAAAGTTCATCCACATCAATCAGGGTGACGTTCTTATTCTGAGTGACCTCCTTTTCCACATTATGAGGGATGGAAAGATCGATAACCAGCGTTTCCTTTCCGTTCGGGAAATGCGATTGGTTAACGATAGGATGCTTAGCACCGGTAGCCACAATGAGGATATCCGTGTTTTTAAGCTCCTTGTCAAAATCTCCGTAATCAATATGCGGGATATTGTATTTTTGAGAAATCTTTTCCGCTTTTTCCTGCGTTCTGTTGGCAATTTTTATTTTTGGCTGGTAGACATGCTTAACCAGGTTTTCTACAGTATTCTGCCCGATTTCCCCTACACCAAGAAGCAGGATGTTTTTTTCCGTGATTCTCTTCTGGCTGTTCAGGATATAGTGGACGGCGGCATAGGATACAGATGCAGCTCCGTTAGAAATTCCCGTTTCATTCTTGATCCTTTTAGAAATCTGGATGGCAGCATTGATAGCGCGCTCCAGGTAAGGGTTGGAGTTTTGGCGTTCTTTTTTAAACCGGTTGTATGCCTTTTTTATCTGGCCTATGATTTCAAAATCCCCGATGATCTGGCTTTCCAGTCCCGCGGCCACCCTGAAAAGGTGAATGAGGGCCTCCTCTTTAGTCAGGATATTCGCAAACTGAAGGAAATCCGTGATATTAACCCCGATGGTCTTGCAGTATTCTTCCGCTACCAGAAGGTAATTGGGAGTAGTGGTGTAAATTTCGGTTCTGTTACAGGTAGATACTACAAAAGCATCTCCTAAATTTTCATCGTGAATACGGTTGACGAAACTTTTAATATTTTCATCAAAAAAAGCAAATTTACCACGCGTTTCTACATCAGCCTTTTCATAGCTTATAGAAAGCACGGCAAAATTAGCAGTTTGATGGATGTTGGAATACTGTAACATAAGCAGGGCAAATTTACGGTTTTTTTAATAAACACCATTCTGAAACTGTGTATGATAATTATCGTGAAAAACTATAAATTCAGTGTTCATCGTATTCTGCTTAGATCAAGGAATAATTCTATTGAAATATTGCATAAAAAATTAGCCAAAATTTAATAAAATTTTAACCAAATTACTCTTGCATATAATTTTATGGCTTGTCTTAAATTTATATCTTTGTAATTCTTAAAAATCAGAAGGAAAATATGAGTTTATTCGATATGTTTACGCAAGAAATTGCGATAGACCTGGGGACTGCCAATACCCTCATCATCCATAATAATAAAATTGTTATAGATCAGCCGTCCATTGTAGCCATTGAACGTTCTACCGGAAGGCCTATTGCAGTGGGGGAGCAAGCAAAGCACATGCAGGGGAAAACTCATGAGGATATCAAGACGATCCGCCCGCTGAAAGACGGGGTAATCGCTGATTTCCATGCTTCTGAGCACATGATTAAGGAGTTCATCAAAAAAATTCCCGGGATCAAAGGCAAATTTATCCAACCCGCCCTTAGGATCGTGATCTGTATTCCTTCGGGAATTACTGAAGTGGAAAAAAGAGCGGTAAGGGATTCTGCACAGAAGGTAAATGCCAAAGAGGTCCGTTTGATCTATGAGCCAATGGCTGCTGCGATCGGGGTTGGTATAGACGTTCAGAAACCGGAAGGAAATATGATTATCGACATAGGCGGAGGTACTACTGAAATTGCCGTTGTGGCTTTGGGAGGTATTGTCTGTGATAAGTCTGTAAAGATCGCCGGAGACGTATTTACCAACGATATTGCCTATTATCTGAGAACACACCACAACCTGTATATCGGGGAAAGAACAGCGGAAAGGATCAAAATTGAAGTTGGTTCCGCCGTTGAGGATCTGGATGTGGATATTGAAGATATCCCGGTACAGGGTAGAGACCTTATTACAGGAAAACCAAAAGAAATTATGGTTGGGTATAAGGAAATTGCCCGTGCCCTTGACAAATCCATCATCAGGATTGAGGATGCCGTTATGGAAACACTGTCCCTTACGCCGCCTGAACTTGCCGCTGATATTTACAAAACAGGTATTTACCTTGCTGGTGGAGGAGCTTTGCTGAGAGGCCTGGCAGACAGGCTGCACAAGAAGACAGGCCTTCCTGTTTTCGTAGCGGAAGATCCGTTGAGAGCAGTGGTGCGCGGAACAGGGATTGCGCTTAAGAATATGGATAAATTCAACTTCCTGATCAAATAATTTTAACTTTTACGACTCTTTATCGGAATGGGATTTTTGCTGAGATTATTTTCGAAGAATGCTCTTTTTGTCTTCTTTATATTTCTGCAGATTATTGCTCTGGTTCTGATATTCTCTAAAAACGCCATGCAGCAATCCTGGATTGCAGGGCAAACGGCGGCATTCAACTCCTGGGTATCCGGATATATTGATGAAGGGGTTTCCTATCTGAAGCTGAAACAGATCAATGAAGATCTTGTCAAGCAGAATAAGGCACTGATGACCCAGCTTTATGGGAAAGAAGGGGCCAAAAACCCGGTATTCAGGAAAGTTCATGATACATTGGGAGGAGGGCAGATCTATACTTTTGTTGATGGAGAAATCGTTTTCAACAGCATCAACAGGAGAAATAATTACTTTACCATTAACCGGGGAAAAAGGGATGGCGTGTTTCCGCAGATGGGGGTCATTGCCCCTAAAGGAATTGCCGGGATCATTATCAATTCCACCGATAGTTATTCCCTGGCCCAATCCGTTCTAAGCGTCAATAAGATCAGGATCAATGCTGCTCTGAAAAACTCAGGGTATTTCGGGACGTTAACATGGAACGGAGATAATTCCCGTGTCATGCATCTTGCCGATATTCCGAAATATGTGGCGGTAAAAGTCGGAGATTCTATAGTTACTGACGGGAAATCAGCTGTTTTTCCTAAAGGTGTAATGATTGGTACCGTAGCCGGGTACTCAGTAGACAATAAAACCGGATTCTGGGACATTTCAGTGGAACTGAGTGAAAAAATGGGGGCTCTGAGCAAAGTATATATTGTTAAAAACCTGAAAAAGGCAGAGGTGCAGAAAATTCAGGATACCATGCAGGCGGTAATAAAGAAAGAAAATGATTAGCAGGACATTATTTACGGATATTTTAATCATGGCTTTTCTTGTGGCACTACAGATTTTTGTGCTGAACAGGATTACGCTCTTCGGGAAGTATACCCCAGTGGTATACCCTGTATTCGTTATGTTCTATCCTTTCTTCAGGAATAAATTCCAATTTCTGGCCCTGAGTTTCCTTATAGGACTCAGTATAGATGCTTTCCTTTATTCATGGGGGATCAATGCTTTCGCTACCACACTGATTGCTTACTTTAGAACTTTGATTTTCAGGACTTCTACCGATACTTCAACCGATTTCTTTTCTTTTCAGTCCCTTCTGTGGGCGCAATTTTTGCTGTTTTTATTTTCAAGCATATTTTTACATCAGCTTCTGGTACAATATATCGAGTTCTTTAAGCTGAGCCGTTTTTTTGAAATATTATTCAATGTTGTGATCACGAGTGGGATTTCATTTGTGTTTATTGTTATATATGCATTAATATTTAAAGTCAAGCAGAAAGTGTGAATACACGGTATTTGAAAATTTTTTCCGCCCTTCTCGTTATTGCTCTTATATTTATAGCAAGGCTTGCCTATTTGCAGCTTTTTACAGACCGCTATGCGCTGAATGCTGCCAATACATCCATTAAAATTGAATACATTATTCCGCAAAGAGGTGTAATCTTTGACAGGAATGGAAAGATTATGGTAGGTAACCAGCCTGCCTATGAAATTTCTTTTACCCAGGCTCTGATGAAGCCTGATTTTGATACCGTGGCCTTCTGTAACCTCATGAAGATCAGTAAAACTGATTTCATCAACAGGATCAACACCATCAAAAAAGAAAAATATTATTCCAAACTGACCCCGATGCCTTTTATAAAGGACCTCAGCAGGGAAGATATTGCCAGAGTGCAGGAAATTATTTTTAAATATCCGGCCTTCAGCATCGTTTCCAGGCCCCAGCGCCAGTATGAAGTTTCAACTTCCGGGAACCTTCTGGGCTATACAAGTGAGGTAAATGAGCGGGATATTAAAAAAGATTCAACCTATTACCTTCCCGGAGATTTTATCGGTAAAACAGGGATCGAAAAATCCTACGAAAAACAACTTCGCGGAATCAAAGGCATGAAATACATCCAGAAAGATATCCGCCTCAGAAATATCGGGTCTTATAAAAATGGGACTCTGGATAAAGATGTCGTTACGGGAAAAGATATTACACTTACGATCGATTACGATCTTCAGCGTATGGCTGAAGAGATGCTGGTCAATAAGCATGGAGCCATTGTAGCCATTGATCCGAATACGGGCGAAATCCTGACCCTCGCTACGGGACCGGATATTGACCCGAACTTATTTACAGGGCCTAACAAGTCTAAAAATCTTTACGCTCTTTCAAAAGATACCCTGTACGAAAACAAGCCTACATTTGACCGTTCATTACAGGCTGCCTATCCTCCAGGATCGACGTTTAAGCTTCTTACAGCACTTGCAGCCATGCAAATGGGAGTTATGGATGAAAATACAATATTCCCCTGTGGCGGAGGTTTCAGTTACAGAGGGCTGAGAATTAAAGGCCATGGTGGTGCAGAGCCTCTGATCCCTTCCATCCAGGTATCCAGCAACTGTTATTTTTCTTATGCTTATCTGGCCATCCTGAATAAATATCCAGGCAATCCATCCAAAGGGGTAGATGAATGGAAAAGTATCCTGAACAGTTTTGGAGTAGGAGAATTTCTGAATAATGATCTCGCAGTAGGAGCCAGAGGGAGAATTCCTTCCGGTGAGTTCTATGAAAAAAGAATGCAATCCATCCTCAAGGCAAGCGGTTCAAAAAAAGATTATAAAAACTGGGATCCGTTGGCTACCGGTGCGGTTTTTAACGGAATGGGGCAGGGTGATGTGCTCGTAACGCCGCTTCAACTGGCCAACTATGTGTCAGCCATTGCCAACAAAGGATGGTATTATACCCCTCATATTGTAAAAGCCATTGACGGGAAAAAAAATCCTGATCCGAGATTTACCAAAAAACATAGAACGCTGGTTGATCCTAAACATTTCGATCCTGTACTAAAAGGAATGGAAGCCGTAGTACTGCGGGGAACGGCACACGGGTTGAAATCCAATGATTTTACCCAGCTGGCCAAAACGGGAACTGCACAGGTGCCACAGGGAAAGGATAATTCGATCTTTGTACTGATCGCTCCTGCCGACAAACCTAAAATTGTAGTTGCCGCGGTAATGGAACACGCAGGCTTTGGTGCGACATGGGCAGGACCAGCTTGTACAGTAATTGCAGAAAAATATATTACAGGAGACCTGAAAAGAGAGCACCTGTACAAAAAGATGGTAACGTCCAGCTTTATGCCGGAATATAAGCGGCAGTGGATTTCTGACCTTAAGCGCAAAGGCCTGTATGTAGAGCCAAAACTGGATTCTGTAAAGCAAAAAAAGATTCAGGACAGCCTGAATTATATTAAAGAACAGAAAGCCAAGTTGCAGAAAGCGATTACCGACGAAACCAAAAATATTAAAAACACAAAACCGGCGCAACGATGAAATGGATGGAAGGAATAGATAAATTGGGGCTCGGGCTGTATTTCCTGCTGTGCATATTCGCTATTGCCAACATTTACAGTGTCGACCAGAAACTGGGAGAAAAACAGCTTGTTTTTTTCTGTATATCAATATTTGTAGGCATCGTAAATTTTTGTCGGGAGAAGCAAGTTCTTCGAAAATATGTCCGGGATCATCTATATTGGAGGAGTACTCCTCCTGATTGGGCTTTTTCCTTTCGGGAAAGAGATTCTTGGGCAGAAGAACTGGTATAAATTCGGCAGCTTTACCATGCAGCCGGTAGAATTTGCCAAGATAGGAACAGCGCTTATGCTTTCCAATTACGTATCCGGACCTGAATTTAACCTCAGCAATAGAAAATCACTTTTAACTTCACTGGCCATCATTGGAATTCCGGCAGTTGTGGTACTGGCCATTCCGGATGTGGGATCAATGCTGGTATTCATTGCTTTTTTCATTGCGTTATATCGGGAGGGGCTGAATGGCTTATTATTCGGAATCGGATTCCTTTTCGCCTTTGTCTTTCTCATCTCTCTGGCAGTACCGCCATTGTACGTAGCGATTGCTATCGTCGCAGTAATAGGAGGCTGGATTGCGATGAATTATTATAAAATGTCATGGAACGTCATTTCGATTTCCGGGATTGCCGCTTCAGTTCTGATCTTATGCGGACTGGCATTTGGCTCTCCATATATTCTGGAGAAGCTGCCGAAGCATCAGAGGGAAAGGATTGAGGTCTTGTACAAAGGGGAAAAAGCATTTCGGGATACTTCAGGATACAACCTCCTGTATTCGAAAACGGCAATCGGTTCCGGAGGTCTTTGGGGTAAAGGATACCGTGAGGGTTCCGTTACCCAGGGAAAGTTTGTTCCTGAACAGGAAACCGATTATATTTTCTGTACGGTAGGGGAAGAATGGGGCTTTATAGGGAGTGCTGTACTGGTTCTTTGTTATATGGTATATATCGGAAGAATCTATTACCTCGCAGAGAATCAGAAATCCTCATTTAACCGCGTTTTCGGATATTGCTTTGCTTCCATACTGCTGATGCACTTTTCCATTAATTTAGGCATGGTTATGGGGCTTTTTCCTACGGTTGGTATTCCGCTCCCTTATTTCAGCTACGGAGGAAGCTCGCTGCTTGCCTTCTCGATGATGACATTCATCTTCTTTAAACTGAACTACTCAGATAAAAACAGTCTGGTTTAAACGTAGCCTGTAAAACTATGTAGTTTAGGTGCTATTCCCGATTGTAAAAACCATAATTCCCTATTTACCATGAAAGAATCCTACTTTTCAGATCAGGAATTTAAAAATACGGGTGCAATAGAATTGCAGAAAGGTGAATATGATTATTGCATTTTCCGGCAGGTAAATTTTGAATATGCGGACCTTTCAGGATTCCGTTTTAATAACTGTCAGTTCATACTTTGCAATATAAGCCTTGCCAATCTTTCCGGGACCGTTTTCAGTGATGTTGTTTTCAATGAATGTAAGATGCTCGGGCTTCATTTTGATCAGTGCAAT
This genomic window contains:
- a CDS encoding DUF6705 family protein gives rise to the protein MKQILLLLIMIFAVQFKGQVYPLNNKNKSDAPNGSYFKDLDGELDKYIGLWKGNWNGKTVYLDLRKYKYKLGDDSNYIYQDKILGERKIIAADGTVEIDRISNFSNTDSEFRGLGISLKNTNWKRLYFYPQNMCMKKANLDIINFTNNQMTLHFEYEPSFVDPNCQYNAYVDQHGDFPVNFPKDIVLTKQ
- a CDS encoding DUF6705 family protein; this encodes MKQILLLLIMIFAVPFKGQVYPLNNKNKSDAPNGSYFKDLDGELDKYIGLWKGNWNGKTVYLDLRKYKYKLGDDSNYIYQDKILGERKIIAADGTVEIDRISNFDNTNSEFIGMEMSLKNGNWKRIYFYPKNMCNKIATLDITNFTNNQMTLHFEYEPSFVDPNCQYNAYVDQYGDFPVNFPKDIVLTKQ
- a CDS encoding helix-turn-helix domain-containing protein is translated as MTNSVAEKIRKLRKAKGFSQEDMADRLHISQSAYARIENGESHSWAAHIERLSEILEVKPESFLTDETNNFSSLDQLGGFAFQNVGTITTINSFLSEKLVEQYEERIQELKDQVDYWKGKSESSK
- the hemE gene encoding uroporphyrinogen decarboxylase — its product is MIKNDLYLKALRGETVERPPVWMMRQAGRYLPEFIALRDQYDFFTRCQTPELAAEITVQPIRRFPLDAAILFSDILVVPQAMGIDFKMKESVGPWLEDPIRTAEQVRNIEVPDVNDTLGYVFDAIELTLRKLDNEIPLIGFAGSPWTILCYCVEGKGSKAFDIAKSFCFQQPEAAHLLLQKITDTTIAYLKRKVEKGVSAVQVFDSWGGMLSPADYQEFSWQYINQIVEALSPLTHVVVFGKGCWFALEDMTQSKASALGVDWTITPENARKLTNNSITLQGNFDPARLHSSPETIRKMVHEMISRFGKDRYIANLGHGILPNIPVENAEAFIRAVVEWKPNV
- a CDS encoding uroporphyrinogen-III synthase — protein: MRILLTKNTDLDIVSKELGADIEVECIEVIKTHPVSIPSFDLKNHSLIFTSASGVNAFFINGFKPNEDFTSKSYNRIYCVGEKTKKALRKHGFGTFKVLKNAEALSRFIISCCQHEKFLHFCGNLALDVLDDSLPLQNIKYKKVIIYHTEELNPVISEKYHAAVFFSPSGVRSFAKHNSLDGVMLFSIGETTSRELRKLTSEPVFTAQGNTLVSVLELIKNHI
- the hemC gene encoding hydroxymethylbilane synthase, which codes for MKSIRIGTRNSALALWQAREVARHLQNSNYLTEIVPIVSSGDKNLNQPLYALGITGVFTRDLDVALLNDEIDIAVHSLKDVPTQLPNNIELVAHLERDFPQDVLIRKESSRNKDFHELKLATSSLRRRAFWLRNYPGAAFSDIRGNIQTRLQKLEDQDFDATILSLAGIKRMKMDIDYEMLPLMIPAPSQGVITIAGHSEKKEINEIVKTINHHPTQICVEIERNFLSTLEGGCTAPIGAFAEILGDQIRFKAALCSLDGKNYIATDESFEYNNTENFGEKFANIVLENGGKELMAEIKDHI
- the hemA gene encoding glutamyl-tRNA reductase, whose product is MLQYSNIHQTANFAVLSISYEKADVETRGKFAFFDENIKSFVNRIHDENLGDAFVVSTCNRTEIYTTTPNYLLVAEEYCKTIGVNITDFLQFANILTKEEALIHLFRVAAGLESQIIGDFEIIGQIKKAYNRFKKERQNSNPYLERAINAAIQISKRIKNETGISNGAASVSYAAVHYILNSQKRITEKNILLLGVGEIGQNTVENLVKHVYQPKIKIANRTQEKAEKISQKYNIPHIDYGDFDKELKNTDILIVATGAKHPIVNQSHFPNGKETLVIDLSIPHNVEKEVTQNKNVTLIDVDELSKQIQETIQQREKEIPKAEKIIKELMKDFLEWEKKRKLAPNIHHFKAVLKNMERNEMHNFYRKNKYINITDMELSDKMIQKITNRFAKYIIDNPLKAEEISKLMHEILVEQPNNEFHEKH
- a CDS encoding rod shape-determining protein; the encoded protein is MSLFDMFTQEIAIDLGTANTLIIHNNKIVIDQPSIVAIERSTGRPIAVGEQAKHMQGKTHEDIKTIRPLKDGVIADFHASEHMIKEFIKKIPGIKGKFIQPALRIVICIPSGITEVEKRAVRDSAQKVNAKEVRLIYEPMAAAIGVGIDVQKPEGNMIIDIGGGTTEIAVVALGGIVCDKSVKIAGDVFTNDIAYYLRTHHNLYIGERTAERIKIEVGSAVEDLDVDIEDIPVQGRDLITGKPKEIMVGYKEIARALDKSIIRIEDAVMETLSLTPPELAADIYKTGIYLAGGGALLRGLADRLHKKTGLPVFVAEDPLRAVVRGTGIALKNMDKFNFLIK